Proteins from a single region of Trichoderma asperellum chromosome 3, complete sequence:
- a CDS encoding uncharacterized protein (SECRETED:SignalP(1-18)~EggNog:ENOG41): MKTVAAILCLALPLLASAAPNLDKREMCNVFNNDGPVHCRSSPSFSAKSVTTIGDGDAWEFSCYKSGDCYEGVCSWDYIPGLKCYINGFYTSDQCNSKNLRKC; the protein is encoded by the exons ATGAAGACTGTTGCTGCCATCCTCTGCCTAGcccttcctcttctcgccAGCGCGGCCCCCAACCTCGACAAAAGAGAGATGTGCAACGTATTCAACAACGATGGCCCCGTGCACTGCAGAAGCAGTCCGTCTTTTAGCGCCAAATCAGTTACCACgattggcgatggagatgccTGGGAGTTCTCTTGCTATAAGTCAGGAGACTGTTATGAAGGAGTTTG TTCGTGGGATTACATCCCGGGATTGAAATGCTATATCAACGGATTTTATACTTCAGACCAGTGCAACTCCA AAAACCTTCGCAAGTGTTAA
- a CDS encoding uncharacterized protein (EggNog:ENOG41), whose product MSAQSILLRNATILVPGPAGGKPVVPLQSHSLLIEGNKIARIAAHIDAPSDKTQVIDCTGKIVSPGFIDTHHHVWQTQLKGRHADHTLLEYVPTGNMQSFNYTTEDIFWGELGGCLEALNAGTTTIVDHAHMNYSPAHNTNAIAATVSSGIRSTFCYAPTARVKEWEPELSVNTEFLPSWAVEQVEELIKAGPYGDGRVNVGLAFDALFLPTEIVAGLYKRVRQAGAKVLTSHYTRGAIFGQNSVVDVLESHGVLGPDIIISHANNLFDSDAKKLSDVNAAISSTPDTEIQMGLGYPVCFRDDTSAISSLGIDCHSNNGSSIINQMRLGLQAERGIRNQALIEASKAPKHLTVSVQDVFRLGTVGGAKAIGMQDQLGSLEEGKLADIVIFDGLSPGMICAAEEDPVAAIVLHSSIADIETVIVNGRIVKQQGSLVPVELDLSLSDFKPAKTRLEWSDVAKELLQSRQRVIEAGKKSWGGDLEKALGGVMKAFYIDPSNVV is encoded by the exons atgtcaGCTCAATCTATCCTTTTGCGCAATGCTACCATCTTGGTGCCAGGTCCAGCGGGAGGCAAGCCGGTCGTACCACTTCAAAGTCACTCACTTCTCATCGAAGGAAACAAGATTGCTCGCATAGCGGCTCATATAGATGCCCCATCTGATAAGACCCAAGTGATTGACTGCACTGGCAAGATCGTATCTCCCGGCTTTATTGATACGCATCACCATGTATGGCAGACGCAGCTCAAGGGACGGCATGCGGACCACACTTTGTTGGAATACGTCCCTACTGGCAACATGCAATCATTTAATTATACCACTGAAGATATCTTCTGGGGCGAGCTAGGAGGGTGCCTCGAAGCGTTGAATGCGGGAACGACGACAATAGTCGATCACGCGCACATGAACTATTCTCCAGCCCACA ACACAAACGCCATTGCCGCAACCGTATCATCGGGAATCCGCTCCACCTTTTGCTACGCGCCCACCGCAAGGGTGAAAGAGTGGGAGCCCGAACTCTCAGTAAATACTGAGTTCTTACCAAGCTGGGCAGTTGAACAAGTTGAAGAGCTCATAAAAGCTGGCCCATATGGTGATGGCCGAGTCAACGTGGGGCTGGCGTTTGACGCATTGTTCCTCCCGACGGAAATTGTTGCCGGTTTGTATAAGCGGGTTCGACAAGCTGGAGCAAAAGTGCTCACTAGCCATTACACGCGTGGTGCCATTTTTG GGCAAAACTCGGTGGTGGATGTGCTTGAGAGCCATGGTGTTCTTGGTCCagacatcatcatctcccatGCCAACAATCTCTTTGACTCCGACGCAAAGAAGCTCAGCGATGTAAACGCCGCCATCTCCTCAACACCAGATACGGAGATCCAGATGGGCCTTGGCTACCCGGTCTGTTTCCGAGACGACACCAGCGCTATCAGCTCTCTGGGCATCGACTGTCACAGCAACAACGGATCCAGCATCATAAATCAGATGCGACTCGGCCTGCAAGCCGAACGAGGAATCCGAAACCAGGCTCTCATTGAGGCAAGCAAAGCGCCAAAGCATCTCACCGTGTCCGTGCAAGATGTCTTTCGACTTGGCACTGTCGGCGGCGCGAAAGCCATCGGCATGCAAGACCAGCTCGGATCTCTCGAAGAAGGCAAACTTGCGGACATTGTCATCTTTGATGGGCTTAGCCCCGGCATGATCTGTGCTGCCGAAGAAGACCCCGTAGCAGCAATTGTTTTGCACTCTTCAATAGCGGATATCGAGACTGTCATTGTGAATGGAAGGATTGTGAAGCAGCAGGGAAGTCTTGTGCCCGTTGAGTTGGATCTGTCACTATCGGATTTCAAGCCTGCCAAGACGCGATTGGAATGGTCTGATGTGGCTAAAGAGCTTTTACAGAGTCGCCAGCGCGTGATTGAAGCAGGTAAAAAGAGCTGGGGGGGCGATTTAGAGAAGGCACTGGGAGGCGTGATGAAAGCATTCTACATTGATCCTAGCAATGTAGTCTAA
- a CDS encoding uncharacterized protein (EggNog:ENOG41), translating into MASQSTPESVFDHVILLIPHSQLISLPQWLSDAFTILEGGVHEGGMTENKIVVFKDGVYLELIAFVDGLNPQHRAMHPWGRQPDGHIIHWAHTILSHEEEEGSNNSEEKFRAVQARIQDSQVGIKYLDPEPGFRTMADGSKRIWANAIPNFDNYKGPIYVNQQPFWTFDRTPRSLRAPITPGNASHPSGAVGVAGISLFIKDEEVLTNMVPFYNAIFNKPGVNESPHKNVTRYSWEAAAPAHPEFGQRHFFLYHGTKEAFTEEEMAEANGVVPDIFIKLSLYAKGKGGSVKGALVKGTLITFELIPIPSS; encoded by the coding sequence ATGGCGTCACAATCTACTCCAGAATCTGTTTTTGACCAcgttattcttttaattccCCATTCCCAACTCATTTCACTTCCACAATGGCTGTCGGATGCTTTCACTATCCTTGAAGGAGGTGTGCATGAGGGTGGCATGACTGAGAATAAGATCGTCGTCTTCAAAGACGGCGTCTACCTGGAACTCATTGCTTTTGTTGATGGCTTGAACCCCCAGCATAGAGCCATGCACCCGTGGGGTAGGCAGCCCGATGGACATATTATCCACTGGGCCCACACCATCCTAAGtcacgaagaggaagaaggttCAAACAATTCTGAAGAGAAATTCCGTGCTGTTCAAGCCAGAATCCAAGATTCTCAAGTGGGAATTAAGTACCTGGATCCAGAACCGGGATTTAGGACAATGGCAGATGGCTCAAAGAGGATTTGGGCCAATGCGATACCCAACTTTGACAACTACAAAGGGCCAATTTATGTCAATCAGCAGCCTTTCTGGACTTTTGATCGGACCCCACGATCTCTCCGAGCTCCCATTACGCCAGGGAATGCATCTCATCCATCGGGTGCAGTTGGTGTTGCTGgaatttctctcttcattaAAGATGAAGAGGTCTTAACCAACATGGTTCCCTTTTACAATGCCATTTTCAACAAGCCTGGTGTTAACGAGAGCCCACATAAAAATGTCACACGATATAGTTGGGAGGCCGCGGCGCCCGCTCATCCGGAATTTGGCCAAAGGCATTTCTTCCTCTACCATGGTACCAAGGAAGCCTTTAcggaggaagagatggcgGAAGCGAATGGGGTAGTGCCTGATATCTTTATCAAGCTATCTTTGTATGCCAAAGGGAAGGGCGGTAGTGTTAAGGGGGCGCTTGTAAAGGGAACACTGATTACTTTTGAACTAATTCCTATTCCATCTTCGTAG
- a CDS encoding uncharacterized protein (EggNog:ENOG41), translating into MTIRNVIVTGATGRQGQGFIQALLNPSNANGPTAPTYSIWAVTRDTASPAATRLLEIEKSHGNDIRIVQGDLSDSERLKQIFAQVVAEGGIFGIFIVLPYPGLGNNGGDEERQGKALVDLAIDFKVEALVYSSTIPPGPDLANGVDASRLAKREIELYCKSMGEKGLNWSIVQPGIFMENFDGLMGALAVSVFSQGLQKGTEMLLVASEDIGKVAAGVIQNHERYTHKTVTVAGGSYNMDEVKKAYKEVMGKNMPAFPAILAWLALKLSVGVQHVVQDTERIYQARVSGGYPTLEEEIEAAKAVCEMQDFRTWLLKRKEKQS; encoded by the exons ATGACTATTCGTAACGTTATAGTGACTGGTGCCACTGGAAGACAGGGACAGGGATTTATACAAGCGCTATTGAATCCTTCGAATGCCAACGGCCCAACTGCCCCAACCTACTCTATTTGGGCCGTAACTCGGGACACCGCGTCGCCAGCAGCAACTCGGCTTTTAGAGATTGAAAAGAGCCATGGAAATGATATTAGAATAGTCCAAGGCGATCTCAGCGATTCGGAGAGACTAAAGCAAATTTTCGCCCAGGTAGTCGCTGAGGGTGGAATATTCGGTATTTTTATTGTGCTTCCTTATCCAGGCCTTGGAAACAATGGCGGTGACGAAGAGAGACAAGGCAAA GCGCTTGTGGATCTCGCAATTGACTTCAAAGTTGAAGCGCTGGTTTATTCCAGCACGATCCCACCGGGTCCGGATTTAGCCAATGGAGTTGATGCCTCTCGTCTGGCAAAGCGAGAGATCGAGCTGTATTGCAAAAGCATGGGCGAAAAGGGTCTAAATTGGAG CATTGTGCAACCTGGAATTTTCATGGAAAATTTTGATGGATTAATGGGAGCGCTGGCCGTATCCGTCTTTTCGCAGGGTTTGCAAAAGGGAACGGAGATGCTACTCGTC GCATCGGAAGATATTGGGAAAGTCGCTGCGGGGGTAATCCAG AACCATGAGAGATACACTCACAAGACTGTAACTGTCGCAGGTGGAAGTTATAACATGGATGAGGTGAAAAAGGCATATAAAGAAGTCATGGGAAAGAACATGCCTGCTTTTCCAGCCATATTGGCATGGCTAGCTCTCAAGTTAAGTGTCGGTGTACAGCATGT AGTCCAAGATACTGAGAGAATTTATCAGGCAAGGGTTAGTGGAGGATATCCGacactggaagaagagattgaagCGGCTAAAGCGGTATGCGAGATGCAAGATTTCCGCACGTGGCTCCTCAAgcggaaagaaaaacaatcttga